The Meriones unguiculatus strain TT.TT164.6M chromosome 18, Bangor_MerUng_6.1, whole genome shotgun sequence genome segment CCTCCgacttcagcctccagagtgctgacattacaggtgtgagccaccacatctagcatgtaatttattttgaaatgcatcataattaattaaaagatagAGGGACAAATATATAACTCAAGTATAGTAACATGTCAATTGATAATATAACCAAAGTGGGTGATTGTAAGGGTAttcaatataaacatttttttcgaTTTGGTTGGGTGTTTGAAAGTATCATAATAAAATCTTGGAGGTAGAGGTATTTACTGTTTGTGTAGTGTTTACTGTTTGCATGTACTTTGGGGGTGTGGATTTTTATGTACACTCTGAAAGCACTAAGAAGGAAGAAGTCACTAAGAGCTCACAATGTTAGTTttatgtgctggtgtgtgcctttaatcctggcactcagggaggcagaggcaggtggatctctgtgagttcaaggccagcctggtcaacaaagcaagtccaggacagcccacgctacacagagaaaccctatcttgaaacagACAAATACTAACTCAAAATGTTGGCAGCAATCTTTGCAAAAGTCATTAAAGAGATACTCAAGCAGTAAGGACCCATGAGACCAAGATTAGGGAGGAAACGTGCCCAGTATTCAGTCCTTTCCCTTCCCTGGAGGTGTCCGTTTGTTACAAAGAGATTAAATCACTGATTCCGGAAACAGGAAACAGACCATAATCTTCTCAGAACCTTGTACTTCCGCTCAAGAATTTAGTCTCTTTCATCTTAAAATGGGTGAGGTAGGATTAGAATTGTGGTGGGACAATCGGACTTCAGTGCTAGATTAGGAAAAGCAGCAGATTCCATTGGCTTGTTTGTCAGGACGCACCGGGTGGTAGCTGTTCTCATCCACAGTCATAAGGTCCTGGTATATAAAGCTTCGccagaaataaaaatgaacaagccTCCAGGTGATTTCAGTCCCAGGCTATCTAGTCATCCTTAACCTTTGAGCTTTCTTTCCACTGATATCCAGAGCTACGAGCCAGGCATAAAGCATAACTGCTGAATCCTGTCCACATTCCTGACCCACATAATAAACCATTCAGTAGCTGTTTTACAATGAGATATATTTTCTCAGAGGATTTTCAAACTCGCTTTTACAAATCTGATGGGAATAAATGAAGCTGTACCTTACCAAGCCCAGAATCTGtctttttttatgtgcattgttttgttgttgttgttgttgtttttttttttttttttttttgggtcagatcccctggaagtggagttacggacaagtgtgagctgccatgtgggtgctgggaattgaacccaagtcctctggaagagtagccactgctcataaccactgagccatcgctgcagccttgttttgttttttgagacagctggTTTGGAATTTGTTATATAACCCAACCTGGTGGCAgttctcctacctctgcctcctaaatactGGATTTCATCCTTGAGCCAtatccatgtttgtttgttttgagacaggggcttgtTATATAGCCCAtgtcagccttgaactcacagcaatctcccTACCccagccttccaagtactgggatcacaggtgtatgccactgtgcCTAACTTCTCTTGCCTTTTAAAACAGTTAAGATTAGGAGTGCTAAAGAGGGAAATGTCTGACATTCTAGTGAGGTTCTTTTCTTTAGACTTTGGTTTGTTCTTGCTAACAAGGTGAGGAGGGCATGAAGAAAGGACTCACCTCATTGATGGGTGGGAACCTTATAGTGCAATGCAGTTCACGGGGGACTACAGACAGAAGGCAGATGGTCAAAGCCCTCTTGTTGACTGGATGTGAAGGACTCCTAAGAAGGCTGGGATTAGGGGTTTCTAGTTTGTAGCTCTTAGAACTGAGATGATCTTCCATCCCTTTTTTTCCAAGCACAGAGACCACTCAAGAACTGCTGTTACTTACTGCTCAATAGCCAGGGCTTTCAAAGGTGTTTCCTCCATCCTGACAATGGGATGGTCACTAGCTTCCCATCGACCCTCCAATCAGGTTTTCCCAGTTCAGAGGACCTAACCAGTTCCAGCCTGGAGACAACCCAGGTTTCGAATcctcatttatttctatttctatttcattaattcattcactcATACACCTGTTCATTCAGTGTGTGTTTGTAGGTGGATAAAGGTCAGAGGAGGGGTTTAAACCAAAGTTGCCTGGCTTGGTGTGAAGACCCTTTAGCTGCTGAGTCAGCTTGCCAGCACAAATTCTTCTTTTACCACATATTTACTATTACCAGTCTCTGGTCCTCATTTCTTTTCTACAAAGAGAAAGATGTTATAGATCTCAGAATTGTCATGAGGAATGGATGAAATAATAGCAAAGTGAATAGTATGGTTCTTGTGCGGTTACACAGATGCATGTAATGCTTTTCAGTGTGGGTCTTCCTGGATTGGTGCTTGAATTTTATGCCACCTCTCTCCATACCTTCCTCCAGGCTGTGAGACAGCTTCTGAGAGAGTAACTATGGTAACTGTGAATAACGGGGTTGTtctgatgctttatttttatgCTAATTACTGACCCTCAAGATTtggttactgcctggatacacctatcctttGTTGTATAAACCTGCAAAAGACAGTATACCTCGTTGGTTggttaaaaggcctaaaaccaaggcaggacagaatggggtaggcatggctaaggtacCCGGGTATAgggaacaggagaatcatgggaaatagACAGacgggaagagagaaggaggacaccacgatgggttagcgtggagaagaaaccacatgggctgagaggaaggactccaaggatggcatggatggaaaaaaaaaaaaaccaaaaaacaaaacaaaaaaaaccaaaaaacaaatataagcaaatattcataagattatggatggaaggtagccccaAGTAGGGACGGTTGAAACAGAAGAAATTGGATGGGGGTTGGGAAGTGGATGGGGAGGTTGTTGAGGCAGTGTGGGTGAAATATCTGTGTAGcctaaggtaaataaggcaattataaaatctaacaggtgtgtCTTATTGTTTGTAACAGTGGGTAAaatactgccatgataatcatagggcagTGGGTCTTCCTGGATTGGTGCTTGAATTTTATGCCACCTCTCTCCATACCTTCCTCCAGGCTATGAGACAGCTTCTGAGAAGTAACTATGGTAACTATGGTGAATAAACAGGCCTCTCTTATAAGTTCCTATTCCCAACCTCAAAACAACCAAATATATGGAATTCTGCTGTAGTGGCTAGATAACTCTGCCGCAAGCCTGCTTTTCTTATGCTAGACAGCATACAACAACTATTCTGAATTAGTATTCCAAATTTATTTACATCTGGACATCCCTGGGTTTTAACTAGCCCCTAAAGGACATGCATTTCACTTCTTCTGGACTTGTGCTCTGGCCCTCTGAATCTTGTCAGCTGTGgccccatctgtagctccagtgcAGTGGGACAAAACAAGGCTCAGCTCAGTTTCGTTCCGGTGCTCAATAGCCACATCTGCAGCCTGAGCCACATCCCTGTGGTTTGAGCAGAAAGGGAGATGGTATTGGGGCTGTTCAAGGGCACCAGATCTGCCTCTTCTCAGTCCACTCTTCAGTTATACACACAGAGGTCTTCATCTGACTTACCCAACAAGAAGCAAGGCCTTGACTTTTTGCTCAGGGCTCACGCGAGAAGCATACTTCTTGGCCTCATATTTGTTATGTTGTTTCATGCAGATCTCTACAAAGGGCTTTGCAAGACAGAGAAGACAAAGATtagttctctttcctctctcttagGAGAAGCCCAGCGGACACACTGTCCATAGGTATTTTGCACACAGTGTATCTAGTCCCCTTCCTACCAGAGTACAACAATATGGAACACACCATTCTTATAACAGAAACAAGATAAAGCAAGACCTACTCGAGACTTAAGAATCATCTTCATGCTTCTTCTTTAGCAACACCACGGCAGGTATTTCTACTTCCTGTCCTCTAAGGTCTTGTATTTTTCTCTCAGGCTGCCGCTATGAAACTTGCCTTCCATATATCTGAAGCATTCTTAAGTATCTTCCACTACATCACAGATGGCCCTCCCTGACCCATCCGCCCTCAGGCACATAGTAAAGCAACTCCTCCCACCACAGGCTAGGGCCTGTCCTCCAGAGTTTCCCACATAGTACATGTGTCTGTCCATATTCACATGGCACAAGAAGTATGTGCTTCTACAAGGCCAAGAATGGATTTGCAGACAAGGTTTGACTGCCTCTTCTAAGActtcctgtcctgccttccttGGCCTCGATTCCCAACCTGCCTCATTCTGGTCTCCAGGTCACAGAGGATCAAGTGAGGCTCCGGTAGCAAAGGACAGTGTAATGAATGCACAAATGGGCCATCATCCCTTTCTCCCTTGTCTCGCCCCTTCCCAGGACTATGCTCACTAGTGGGAGGTCTAGGAAGGATCCCTGCCTCACCAGGTAGCCAATTGGTGATTTCTTGCTCTTGGAAAacttctccagctcctcccaatCTTCTAAATTTGCCAAGGCAGCCAGCTTTAGCCACCAGAGCCTACAGAAAAGCAGGAAGCAGCATTGGTATGCAGGAAAGGCAAGAGGTTCCCGGAGTACATATAATGTGGACCCTCACCTACCTCTTGTCAGGGATGCGAAAGTCACGTGCCAGCTGCTCTGCGCGCTTGTTGTGGCCCCCGAGGATGAGAGTGGTGACGGTATCATGCAGAGATTGGTCTAGGAACTCGCCCCCCAGCTCGTCTTCTAGACGCCGCTGGAGCCGCAGGAGCCTCATCtgatcctctgtggcctggagacCAGAATGAGACAGGTTGGGGATCGAGGCCAAGGAAGGCAGAccaagaaggcaggagaggaagtTCTTAGAAGAGGCAGTCAAACCTTGGCTGCAAATTCATTCTTGGCCTTGTAGAAGGCATCAACGGCCGTCTGCAGAGCTGCTACTCGGCCCTCAATACGCTACAAAGGTATATTGAGGTCACAACACATTAATTAGCCTTGCCTCTCTCCACTCCTGTGCCCAGAACCCGCCTTCTCCACCAGGGgcaccttctgctgtcctagagATGCTAGCTCCCTTGAGACCAGTGCTATATCCCAGCCTTATGTTCTCAGATCCCCTCAAAAGTTATGACCAGACAGGGTGTAACCAAATGCACAGGGTTAGGTCTTTTTTCAAAGGACCAAACAGCAACTAACCCAAAGGCCCGCCCTCCCTTTGGACCTCAGACCTCTTTAGGAGCATAGCTGGCTCTGATGTGGAAGctgcccaattcctggtgattgTCGTCCTGATTGTAAAGGTCCTTCAGAGTGTCTAGCTCCTGATGCTTACAGAACTGGGTCATAGGCAGAAGATTAGTCAGCAAAGTCAACTCAATGGCTCAGAAGGCTCCAACCCTTTCCCCCACTTTACAGGCATCTACCTGTCGATACAAACTCAGGGCCATAGGTTGGTTCCGGAGAGTCATGAAAAAGTCTCCTCGATTTAGTTCATTCTTTAGGTGCAGCAACACTGTAAACACTGTGGAATGATAAAGTAAGTGGGACCTCCAGCCCAGCTCTGCACATTTTGGGTTCACTTACCTTATCAGTGATACCTGGCCCTCACCCATACCCTGCTCACCCAGGTCAGTGTCCCCACTCTCAATGGCCTTGCTCAGTGCTAATTTGCTCCTTTTCATCTTTAGGAGAAGAGGTACCTGCTCCCCTGACCGTGGCTCATACTCCAGCAGCTGTGAGGTAGGGTAGAAGGTAAAGAGAGACACTTGCATGAGGGCCTGGAACACCCACACTGGGCTATCTGTGAGAGGTAACACAACCACACCTTTATGGCCAGTTCAGTGCGGCCACAGCCATAGGCCCGggcagcaatgtctgaatatGAAACACCAGGCGTGTCACCCAGCTTCTGATTAATAGCCCGTGCTACGTCCTCATCTGAGACATCTTTCTGCTGCACCTGTGAGTATGGATATGGGTGTCACACAACTGTGGCTGTCATCCCTCACCCGCCCATTCATCCAGGACCTCTATGAGAACCCAGCCTTTATTTCCATGCCCTGTATTTCCTGTATTTTGTCAAGGCCTGAGGTAAGTTACCTCACATCCCAAGCCCTTGCCTTGTAGCAGGCCCAGTGGGCTAGGATCCTGCTGACACCCTGTACTTCAGGAAGACGCAGGTACTCGCATATCTGGATAGCCAGGGGGTAAAGCCTCCGCAATACAAGCCTGGCAGACAAGGGAGTAAGGGACACATGTGGTGAGGCAAGGTGAGGTACAGTAGACAGAATGGTCCCAGCCTGTCTTAGGGCTCCCAGTCCTAAAGGTAAATGAGGAGTAGTGCCCGCAAGACCCCACGTAAGGCTGTAATCCTACCCACCCTTGCCCTCCTATAGCATCCCTGGGCCTCCGTACCTGTCCAGCAGCACCTGGATGGTGAGCTGCTTGTATCTGTATTTTCCTTGGTTAAGGATCAGTTGGGATAAGTTCTGTTTGCCAGGGATCTGCAGACCCCATCTCCTGCCCCATTCCCCTGCAATGCCCAGCTGTAAATACCCTCATGCCACACATGGGATACTGGCTGTAGGTCAGAGGGATCCCGATGTGGTAGTCCCTAATAGCATTGAGCACTCGAAGGTCCTGACACATGTGCACGAAGCTGTCAGGTGGAAATCTATCAAGGAAACACTTTCCAAACGAAGCCGCCTGAGAAGAAGCAAAGGGAAATGGAAGAGAACTTCCCTTGATGCCCAGCCCACCCGATTTCCAGCACATCTTCCCCCCAAGCACCCTCCAGGCCAACCCTGAGCAGACTCTTTTGCATGTCTGGCTGGTGCTCATGTCCTGCAGCCTCAATGCACTGCTCCACAGCCTGGATCAGCTGCCCCAGTTCCTGGATCTCCCGTAGGTATTCATCTGCTTTCTGGCTCTCTTTCTGTGGGGAGAGGCCCAGAGATGGAGCATTACAGGGAACACCTCACTCTGGTCCCTAGCTTCTTGGGACCATATAGTTCAAATGGAaatgacttggaaagctcagCTTGATGGTGGGTACAGTAGGGATGCCTTGCCCTTTCTAGCCAGTTTATATGAGCTAGCCTTGGCCAGCTCAGTCAGTGTTTTACCTAAACTCTCCATCCCTGTCTCATAGCACCCAGCTCATGACAGGTGCTCCGGCAGGGGCAGAAAACTGGTCTAgtcagggaaagaggaaggaagaaagaaagcatcctGGGAGTCTTAGAAGTTGCCTGGAACTTACCTCATATTCCTTTTGGGCTTCCAACAGCAGTGCTCCAGGGGCCATTGAGGCAATTTTGAAGATCTCTTCACTGGCCGCTAGGGGAGAAGTTTTTGAGTAGTCATGGAGAAGCACGAAAATTCCCAGTCCTGCCCCTAATACCCAGATCCTGTTTTGGGCATTTAGCACAGGACAGTATGGCAGTCTGTGGTCAGGAACACCTGCCCTTGTGGGAGCCTCACCTGGGACTTCATGCAGGAATTCATGGGTGCTGCGGGAGAAGATGCGGACCCCATCAAGCTCAGGCACTAAGTAGGAGTCCTCATCTAGCACAAACCTGAGTTTAGTTAAGGCCTCCAAGAACATCCAAAGACAGGGcaacccctttcccttccctctcccggCCCACAGGGAAAGTGTTCCAAGGATACTGAATGCTTTCAGGTGCATTGCCAACCACCATCAGCCGCTTCTCCCAGGCTACCACCACAGCCCTTTCCTTGCTTCGAGGACGGCTACACCTATGGGCAACATCATATATACATCTGGGATACTTGAGACATCTGGCACACAGCTATGTCTTCCACTCATTGTCTGCATCCCCGCTCCTGAACATACTGTGTCTCCAAACCCATTTCTCTGACTATATACTGAcctatctgtttctctctctctcttgactaCCAGTCAAGTGGCCCACAGAGGACAATGGTCCCTTTAAGTGATGGCAGAAAAGAGAATGCCTGAACTTCACTTAGTCCAGGCAGAAGACAGGATGACTCAAGCTATCCCAGGAAACAGGGCTATGTCCTAACGGCACCCTTAAAGAACAGCTCTATCCTCACCAGACCATCTGCTTCGGGGGTGCCCGGATGTTGCAGTTGAATTCACACAGCTTCTCCTGAAATGGTACAGCATGTCATAGCCCTGTCCCAGCACCCTGCTGTTCAACAGTTATCCTGCTGTTGAAAAGCCATGACCCTATCCACAACAGATCCAGAACCACACCTTGAGAGATGCTGTCCCCATCCAGATGTAGCCTGTGTCTGTGAAGAGTGCCAGGTAACGATAGGTGAAGGATACAGCCATCTGTAGGAAGCTGCTCACTCCTGGGGCTAGGCCAGCAGGTGTCTGGGGCAGGGCCAGGGAGGAAACCAGATAAGCTGACTTCTCAATGCCTTCCCAGTGCTTGGTCAGCCCTTCCATTTCATGCCTACTTAGGTTCTTACCACAGTGGAGCAGGTGGCATGATCTAGAAGGTAAAGATCGGGCCCTACAGCCAGAagaatgtgtgtcactcggtcgtGGCACAGTGTAGTCCAACATGAGGGTGCATTTTGCAGACCTGTGATGAGAAAGAGGAAACTTTGGAATGACCAGAGCCCACAGTGTTTGTCTCTGCTGGTCCCAGTCTGGAGAAACATCTGTGCTACTGAAGGGTTCTCTTAAGTATCAGGGCTTACCTGGCACCTCTGGCATCCGACGAAGTTTGAGGTCACCCACATTGGCACTCAGGGTAAAGCGATAGGCACCTGTAAGGATGGCCAGCCCAGAACCAAACTCAGTGTGGAAGATCCGGGCATCCAGGACACGGTTCTGAAGTACCTCCTAATAAAAGGGACCATGGTGAAAAAATCTACCGGTGATAaggcccaccttccctcctcagGCTCTTGTGGCCCCTACATTGCCCATGCTGAAGTGCCTGCGGAAGTCTCCACGAAGTCCATAAACTAGCACTGCACCATCTTCCTGCACACAGAGCAGTTCCTCCTCAGCTGACCAGCCGAGAGCCACCACAGGTCCACTCTTCCACTGCAGAGGACAGAGGTTCGAGGTTCTTATGGCTTTCCTTGGAATCAGCAAGCCCTGCCCATCACACAGCAGGGACAGGCTCAATGCTCACCAGCAGGCTGGCCAGTGGCATTCCAGAAGCAGAGTAGATCTCCAATATTGGCCGCACACTGgcagctttctcttttctccaacaATTCCTCAGTAGAGCTGCAATTAGAAAAGAAACTCCATGCTAGATTCTCAGGCCTCATGTTAGGTAGGTGTCCTGGATCATTTTCCCACACCCACCCCACGAGAATTGAGCCTCATGAGAACCCAAATTAATAACATTCTGGCCAGGTGGATTGGCAGAGCTCAACCTGAAAGCAACACCTGGGGCCCCACAATATGTGGTAGTATGGAGGGGTAGCATACCAATGGGACCCCCATAGGGTGCAGCAGCCACCAAGCAATCCTTGAGTTCCTCCTTCAGGTCCCAGTCCATGCTGTACAGCTCATACTTCCTAtccacagagataaacagagattAGCTTCTGTGATCCTGAATCTAGACAGGATCAGCCCCAGAGGATGCCTGAAGCTACCGTTTATCCTCTGCAGGTAGTGAGGAGAGTCCACTCCTCCACACAAGAGGCAGAAGGGGAAATGACTAGAAACAGACCACATCACATAGGCCTAGAAACGGCAGGTGAGGCAGCACAGGGTACTGGCGAGAAAGGATGTAGCTTTTGAGGCAAGTGTCCAGTATTGGTAGGAGTGGCTGAGATGGACAGGGTATGCACAAGACACTGAGGTGGTGCTATGGTAAGGTGCTGCCTCTGCCTGGAGCACAGTAGGAAAGTGAGATCGTCAGAGGCCTACTTATTGAACAGAAGGCCTATTTCTGATTCTATAGTGAATCGGCTTGTGTTCTTTATGCCTAGGGGACAAGCTAGAGTTAGAGATGAAGGCAGTTTGGAAGCACTGAGCTGACAGTACCTGAAAGAAGGATACCCCAAAATGAGTTCTTCCATGAGACAAGGTTAGTGAGAGTCCTGGCTGATGGTATTCTGGGAATCTTGGCTTGCAGAGAAGACAAAATCACAAGCAGGATAGGGAGACTTCAGCCCTAGGCATGCATATGAATGTGTGCTGCCTGAAAAGACTTGAGGCTTGAAACATGCTATCACTTGGAGGTCGGGGAAAGGGAACAGCAAAAGGGACAGAAAAGTGGATATTATTTTAGAACATCAAAAGAAAACGGaaagaaagggtttttttttgtgtgtatcttGGTGGTCTTCTAACTAATGATCGGGAACATGCCCACCACTGCATTTGACAACCCTCTTGGGGCTCTAGTCAAAATAATTTAAGGAAAAAACAGTCTAACTAAATCAAGCATGGTGGCTTATATGTGCAAGCCTAGCACTTAAGAGGCTATGGAGAAGTATTATTTCAAGTTCAACCTGGACAACACTGTTAATTTCCAGACCAAGCATGAACTTCAGAATGACACACTGTCTCAACCTCCTGCTGGCATAAAAACCCTTATATTTTGGAGAAAGAACAAAACTGTTAGTAAGAATTGTGCACCTATCATCTTAAAATCTGAAATGCTTTGTGTTTTTGCTACTCTTGGTTGACTACAATGTGGAAGTAACTAAAAACCCAAatggctgggcacacctgtgagggtttgttcttaattaaatcatttgaagtgggaagccccacttctgtttgtttttgttcttttgagacagggtttctctgtgtagagctctggctgtcctggaactctctctatagactAGGCTCTCCTCAAATTGACAAAGATCCAGCTACCACTGCTGGGATGGGAAGACCCACTTCTAATCTGGATTTTTGACGTGGGCCAcatcttctgctggaagcctatataaaggacatgggAAAAAGAagtactctctctccctctttacctgcttgctcttgctctcactagcacatccattccttcactggcattacagcctacATCTTCGAGATTCCAACATATAccgaagaccagctgagacatccatccttatggactgagcaactactggattcttggaccttctgttTGTAGGCAGTCATTACGGGATTGCTGGatcctgtaagccattctaataaatcccttATATGAAATTaagggactatgcatggagataacctaagacccctgcacagatgtagcccatggcagttcagtgtccaagtgggtttaaATGTATAATGAATATTAAATACTATAACAAATAGATAGTATAACTATACTTACATATTCTATCTTATATTTATCCatgtatctacctatctatgtatatatatgtatgtatgtgtgtatgtatatatacatacatatgtatatatagatccatccatctatctacttATGGATTTATTATGTAAGTTCTTTTCCTCTAGAGAAAACCCTGAGTAA includes the following:
- the Vps16 gene encoding vacuolar protein sorting-associated protein 16 homolog isoform X2 produces the protein MDCYTANWNPLGDSAFYRKYELYSMDWDLKEELKDCLVAAAPYGGPIALLRNCWRKEKAASVRPILEIYSASGMPLASLLWKSGPVVALGWSAEEELLCVQEDGAVLVYGLRGDFRRHFSMGNEVLQNRVLDARIFHTEFGSGLAILTGAYRFTLSANVGDLKLRRMPEVPGLQNAPSCWTTLCHDRVTHILLAVGPDLYLLDHATCSTVTPAGLAPGVSSFLQMAVSFTYRYLALFTDTGYIWMGTASLKEKLCEFNCNIRAPPKQMVWCSRPRSKERAVVVAWEKRLMVVGNAPESIQFVLDEDSYLVPELDGVRIFSRSTHEFLHEVPAASEEIFKIASMAPGALLLEAQKEYEKESQKADEYLREIQELGQLIQAVEQCIEAAGHEHQPDMQKSLLRAASFGKCFLDRFPPDSFVHMCQDLRVLNAIRDYHIGIPLTYSQYKQLTIQVLLDRLVLRRLYPLAIQICEYLRLPEVQGVSRILAHWACYKVQQKDVSDEDVARAINQKLGDTPGVSYSDIAARAYGCGRTELAIKLLEYEPRSGEQVPLLLKMKRSKLALSKAIESGDTDLVFTVLLHLKNELNRGDFFMTLRNQPMALSLYRQFCKHQELDTLKDLYNQDDNHQELGSFHIRASYAPKERIEGRVAALQTAVDAFYKAKNEFAAKATEDQMRLLRLQRRLEDELGGEFLDQSLHDTVTTLILGGHNKRAEQLARDFRIPDKRLWWLKLAALANLEDWEELEKFSKSKKSPIGYLPFVEICMKQHNKYEAKKYASRVSPEQKVKALLLVGSCGIQSTPTGDCYLPKHPRVTSGRQAKN
- the Vps16 gene encoding vacuolar protein sorting-associated protein 16 homolog isoform X1 is translated as MDCYTANWNPLGDSAFYRKYELYSMDWDLKEELKDCLVAAAPYGGPIALLRNCWRKEKAASVRPILEIYSASGMPLASLLWKSGPVVALGWSAEEELLCVQEDGAVLVYGLRGDFRRHFSMGNEVLQNRVLDARIFHTEFGSGLAILTGAYRFTLSANVGDLKLRRMPEVPGLQNAPSCWTTLCHDRVTHILLAVGPDLYLLDHATCSTVTPAGLAPGVSSFLQMAVSFTYRYLALFTDTGYIWMGTASLKEKLCEFNCNIRAPPKQMVWCSRPRSKERAVVVAWEKRLMVVGNAPESIQFVLDEDSYLVPELDGVRIFSRSTHEFLHEVPAASEEIFKIASMAPGALLLEAQKEYEKESQKADEYLREIQELGQLIQAVEQCIEAAGHEHQPDMQKSLLRAASFGKCFLDRFPPDSFVHMCQDLRVLNAIRDYHIGIPLTYSQYKQLTIQVLLDRLVLRRLYPLAIQICEYLRLPEVQGVSRILAHWACYKVQQKDVSDEDVARAINQKLGDTPGVSYSDIAARAYGCGRTELAIKLLEYEPRSGEQVPLLLKMKRSKLALSKAIESGDTDLVFTVLLHLKNELNRGDFFMTLRNQPMALSLYRQFCKHQELDTLKDLYNQDDNHQELGSFHIRASYAPKERIEGRVAALQTAVDAFYKAKNEFAAKATEDQMRLLRLQRRLEDELGGEFLDQSLHDTVTTLILGGHNKRAEQLARDFRIPDKRLWWLKLAALANLEDWEELEKFSKSKKSPIGYLPFVEICMKQHNKYEAKKYASRVSPEQKVKALLLVGDVAQAADVAIEHRNETELSLVLSHCTGATDGATADKIQRARAQVQKK